A portion of the Oncorhynchus gorbuscha isolate QuinsamMale2020 ecotype Even-year linkage group LG07, OgorEven_v1.0, whole genome shotgun sequence genome contains these proteins:
- the prlh2 gene encoding prolactin releasing hormone 2: MNNLARGKLSTDPPQQATNVYVPCRPSTMTPETTAACPVMVRECVLGSRWLMAALTILLLLSTTVTCVHSTTVEHDFHIVHNVDNRSPEIDPFWYVGRGVRPIGRFGKRQSGGGGSGGLRHPVAMVSTLEILLDIIRNQENIGKTLSGEDADWLP, translated from the exons ATGAATAACCTGGCACGAGGAAAACTCTCCACCGACCCACCTCAGCAAGCTACCAACGTTTACG TGCCTTGCCGTCCATCCACAATGACACCTGAGACTACAGCTGCGTGCCCAGTGATGGTGAGAGAGTGCGTCCTGGGGTCCCGCTGGCTGATGGCTGCGCTCACGATTCTGTTGCTGCTTTCCACGACGGTCACCTGCGTTCACAGTACCACCGTGGAGCACGACTTTCACATCGTTCACAATGTCGACAACAGAA GTCCAGAAATAGATCCATTCTGGTACGTGGGGCGTGGGGTAAGGCCCATCGGGCGTTTTGGGAAGAGGCAGAGCGGAGGAGGGGGCAGCGGAGGGCTCAGACACCCTGTGGCCATGGTCAGCACACTGGAGATTCTCCTCGACATCATCAGGAACCAGGAGAACATCGGGAAGACACTTAGCGGAGAGGACGCCGACTGGCTACCATGA